The genomic segment TTAGTGGAAGCCGGGTGTTTTTAGCATTTCGATTTTAATCCTTCGACAGACAATCAAAATAGATTGGCATCTACTCCCGCAAAAAGCAATATTGACGCAGCGCATTTATCAAGGCAGCCTCCAGTTGAGGCTGCCTTGATTTTTTACACTAATTTACTTATTTTTAAGTCATCTTAGCCGTACCAAAAATCAGGGATACCCAGCCAGTATCCAAAAAATGTATTTCCCATATAGAAAATAAAATACATAACCAAATGAAAAGATGAAAAAACAGCAACATCTCCTTGCCGAGCTCTGGGAAAGCTATCCCAATGCTATTGCCAGTCAGCAATTGGTTTCTAAAAACGTACCCTTTGGCAAATACCTAGCTGAGACGCTGGCGATAGGCCCGTTTTATTACTATGTCATCAATATTTCCGATTATACTATTCATGATATCCACGACAATCTACTTAAGTTACATGGAAGCCAATGCTACCCAACCACTGTAAAGGAGATTATCGATTATATTCATCCCGATGATAAGGATTTTGTTTATGAAGCAGAAAAAGCCACCTTATCAAAAATGGAAGAGATGGGCTTGGGAATCATCGGCAAATTGTACCGTACATCATACTGCTTCCGCATGAAAATTGCATCTGGCCACTACCACCTTTTCCATCATCAAGGTATTCATCTGAGTCAAGATCAAGAAGGCCGCATTACCACGGCCCTTAATATTCATACAGATATAAACCACATAACAGCCGTTAACAATAAAATTGTTCTTGTAAAAGCATTAGGCGAGAGGAATTACCATCAGTTGGCGCTCTCAACAGCGCATAACGAAGCTAAGCTCCCAAAATTTTCAAAACGTGAAATGGAAGTCCTCAATTTACTCGCTCAGGGACTTACAAGTATACAAATAGCCGAGAAATTATTTATTTCCCCTTTCACCGTACAAGTGCATCGAAAAAATCTACTCAAGAAAACGAAAACCTCCAGCAGTGGATGCCTGATCAAAAAAAGTATTGAGTTTGGCCTATTATAAAATACCCTAAATGGGGTATTTTATCCACAATCTTGCTTTGTTATTATTGTACTGATGAGCAACCAAGAACATAAACTGACACCCATTTGGGGAAAATATCCCGATATTTTCTCCTCCGATGATTCTGATATGGACGCAGCGGCAATACTCGATCTCATTTCAGAAATATTCCTTACGGGCGATTACTATTACTATCTTATCAATATCTGCACACAGAGCCTAAGTCACCAACATCCCAATATAATCCATATACACGGCCTCGAAATCGTACCTACAGGGCTTCAGGAAATTATCGATCTGATCCATCCCGATGATATTCCTTTTGTCCTCAGTGCCGAAGAAATCTGTTATGCTAAAATCAAAGAAATCGGAGTAGAGCATCTTAAATCCTTAAAATCATGTTATTGTTTCCGCATGCTTGTTTCCGATGGATCTTACAGACTATTTCATCATCAGCGCATTACCCTTATTTCGGATAGCGAGAACAAAATGGTGAGCAGTCTCAATATTCATACAGATATCTCCCATTTGTCAGTGAAGAATAACTATATCGCCACGGTTATGGGCATCAATGGACGTCATGATTTCTATCAAGTTGATCTAGCAGAGAAACTTGGAAAGAGTGACAGCAAATGCATCTTGACCAAACGAGAAATCGAACTTCTTCCCTATATTGCTCAGGGAAAATCCAGTATCGAGATTGCCAAAGCGCTTAAGCTATCCCAATTAACTGTTCGGGTGCATCGAAAAAATATACTACGCAAAACCAATACATGCAACAGCAGCTCATTAATCAAACGATGTATAGAGCTTGGACTACTTTTCTATACCCAAATTATCGATATCGGACTGATTACCGTTCTTTAGGCTACGCCTAATCGAAGCGAAATGCTGACAGCTATCATCCCATTACTGCAATTTTACGCTGCTCCAAAACCGATTGAATGTACAGGCATCAAAACCCGTACCCATTGTATTCGGTCTAATCGTTCCATCTTCAAACAATATAAAGGATGAACTCATCCCATAGACCATAGGCGGCTGCGCAGGTGAAGTTTTTCTTTACGCTAGTGCACACCTACTCGCGATTTATCGGTAAAGATAAGGATTGAAAAAAAACAGGCTTTAGCGGTCGTGCTAAAGCCTGTTTATAATTTATAGTTTTTCTTCTTCTGCCGTCTCTTCCTTGGTTTGAACCTCCTGTTTCTCTTTTATCGATTGATTGTTTTCAAGTTCTTCAGCTTTTACACCTTTTGGATTGCTCCACAATTTCTTTTTGTAGGCTTCCAACTTCTCTTCCACTTTTCGGCCGTCCAATAGCTGCCCGCCATTCTCTGTCTCCTTCACATTCTGCAACATTCCTGGGGACGATTCACGGACAATGGTACTGGCAAACTTATTTTGCACAAAGAAATCGTCCATGGTCATATCGTAAAGACCTTTGTCCGGATCAGAGATATCCACCTGTACCAAACTATAGCGCAATTGCGGGAAATAAAGCCAGAAGGCAGGTGTCGAGCCGACAGATTCCGCCAGCTCCGCAGATGTCGTAATGTTCATCAAAGGAGCCACACCAATGATACGTGTTTCCAAGCGGCTACGCTGCTTGTCAAAGAAAATATCTTCTTTAACACGGAACTTCGTTACCCGGCTCGGGTCAAACTCGTTCAATGTCATTTTGGAATCAATCTGATTACCCTCACCGTCGAAGATCGGCACCAGTACACTATCCGCAAAACGGGCCATACCCTCCTGTGCATTCAATCTTGCCTTAAAGGAATCGTCATCAGGGCTATAGAGGGAAAGTTTTCCCTTTTCAATCGCTTTCATGATCACTTCCATCAATGAGTTACCGGGGATGCCCAAGATATTATTCTTTTCATCTTTCAGATCGATATCCCGCCATACCCGCTTATAAAAACGGATATTCTTTTTATTCACCTCTGGGTACGCAAAAGGTACCGCATCCTCCATGCTATTGGCCTGATAAAAGCCATCTGAGGTCGGTATCGTATCCTGAATTATTTCACCACTAGCGACCGGCGCTGCTGAGATAACCTTATTCAATGTATCCTGTTGAGGAGGAACGGTGTCAATGGTTGTTTCCTGCTGAGCGAACAACGATCCAGCTACAAACGCTAAAGCCACTGTTGTCAATATTTTCCTATTCATCGTTATCAAGTTTTCTGTTTACAGCCTAGATTAATATTTACGAGTTTTACTTTGCACCGTTGGCATTTCAAAGGCCGACATCACGCAGCGAAAACCGATATACGAATGCGGTTCGTAATCCACCGAATAATTACGGGTCTCACTGTTGAGCTGCTCACCATTATCTTTCCAAGAACCACCGCGCACCACTTTACGTTTCAATGCATCCCCATCCTTGGGATCAGCGTCGTATAACAGCGCTGGGTTCAAGTCATTCACAAATACCACAGCCGAAGGGCTATAGGCATCCAGGGTCCATTCGGACACATTACCCGCCATGTTATACACCCCAAACGCATTCGGCATATAGGACTTGACCGGAAGGGTAAATGTAGCTCCATCACGCGAGTAGGTACCTTCGCCTTGTTTAAAATTCACCGCCAGTTTCTTTTTGCCCTCTGCGCCATCAATTGTCATCCGTGAACCGGCAATCGTATCCTGCGGATCCAGTTTGCCGGAAGCCGCATATTGCCATTGTGCTTCTGTAGGCAAACTTAAGCTGAGCTGATAACCGTTCAGATAGGAGTTTTTCAATACCGTCGCTGCCATTTGGCCAGCACGCCAATCAGTAAAAGCACGTGCCTGTCTCCAGGTCACTCCCACTACAGGATAGTAATCAAAAGAAGGGTGTGTAAAATAATTGGCATCCAAAGAAGCCATCTGAGCATTTGGAAAGTCTTTACTCCAGATATCCTCTACAGGCATTACCGCTACCGTATCCGTTACATATGACTTTTTTAGATTCCCTTTTGATTGCAAATAGGAGAAACGATATTTGATGACCTCCGGATTCAATGCCCGTCTATTTCCACGCATTTCGAGCATCGGCGCGATGCGCTCTTGGATGCTAGGATCATTGCTTTTCCATATTGGCGATATCTTTTTCACTTTCGCCCAGTTGATGCGTTTCTGTCCAACCTCTTCGCCTGCAATATCCAGAAAATACTGGTCATCCTGCAGGTAATCCGTTACGGCGACAGAGTCGGCCACCCAATTCACAAATTCACGGTACTGCTTGTTGGTCACTTCCGCTTCATCAATAAAGAAAGCACTCAAACTCACATTCTTGCCCACATTACCGCTATCCAAAGATCCCTTAAAGAGTATTGTACCCGAAGGAATATAAACCATGCCCGGAGGCGCAGGCAACTTACCCCCGCGAAACG from the Sphingobacterium thalpophilum genome contains:
- the porN gene encoding type IX secretion system ring protein PorN/GldN codes for the protein MNRKILTTVALAFVAGSLFAQQETTIDTVPPQQDTLNKVISAAPVASGEIIQDTIPTSDGFYQANSMEDAVPFAYPEVNKKNIRFYKRVWRDIDLKDEKNNILGIPGNSLMEVIMKAIEKGKLSLYSPDDDSFKARLNAQEGMARFADSVLVPIFDGEGNQIDSKMTLNEFDPSRVTKFRVKEDIFFDKQRSRLETRIIGVAPLMNITTSAELAESVGSTPAFWLYFPQLRYSLVQVDISDPDKGLYDMTMDDFFVQNKFASTIVRESSPGMLQNVKETENGGQLLDGRKVEEKLEAYKKKLWSNPKGVKAEELENNQSIKEKQEVQTKEETAEEEKL
- a CDS encoding LuxR C-terminal-related transcriptional regulator, producing the protein MSNQEHKLTPIWGKYPDIFSSDDSDMDAAAILDLISEIFLTGDYYYYLINICTQSLSHQHPNIIHIHGLEIVPTGLQEIIDLIHPDDIPFVLSAEEICYAKIKEIGVEHLKSLKSCYCFRMLVSDGSYRLFHHQRITLISDSENKMVSSLNIHTDISHLSVKNNYIATVMGINGRHDFYQVDLAEKLGKSDSKCILTKREIELLPYIAQGKSSIEIAKALKLSQLTVRVHRKNILRKTNTCNSSSLIKRCIELGLLFYTQIIDIGLITVL
- the porK gene encoding type IX secretion system lipoprotein PorK/GldK; translation: MNIYKKAFTNRALGAIALAVLIGFSACKSNSALYQAPKVNAFRGGKLPAPPGMVYIPSGTILFKGSLDSGNVGKNVSLSAFFIDEAEVTNKQYREFVNWVADSVAVTDYLQDDQYFLDIAGEEVGQKRINWAKVKKISPIWKSNDPSIQERIAPMLEMRGNRRALNPEVIKYRFSYLQSKGNLKKSYVTDTVAVMPVEDIWSKDFPNAQMASLDANYFTHPSFDYYPVVGVTWRQARAFTDWRAGQMAATVLKNSYLNGYQLSLSLPTEAQWQYAASGKLDPQDTIAGSRMTIDGAEGKKKLAVNFKQGEGTYSRDGATFTLPVKSYMPNAFGVYNMAGNVSEWTLDAYSPSAVVFVNDLNPALLYDADPKDGDALKRKVVRGGSWKDNGEQLNSETRNYSVDYEPHSYIGFRCVMSAFEMPTVQSKTRKY
- a CDS encoding LuxR C-terminal-related transcriptional regulator — its product is MKKQQHLLAELWESYPNAIASQQLVSKNVPFGKYLAETLAIGPFYYYVINISDYTIHDIHDNLLKLHGSQCYPTTVKEIIDYIHPDDKDFVYEAEKATLSKMEEMGLGIIGKLYRTSYCFRMKIASGHYHLFHHQGIHLSQDQEGRITTALNIHTDINHITAVNNKIVLVKALGERNYHQLALSTAHNEAKLPKFSKREMEVLNLLAQGLTSIQIAEKLFISPFTVQVHRKNLLKKTKTSSSGCLIKKSIEFGLL